One part of the Magallana gigas chromosome 5, xbMagGiga1.1, whole genome shotgun sequence genome encodes these proteins:
- the LOC105330284 gene encoding uncharacterized protein produces MGNSNSSKYNLSHSRHEHWRKISDYENFGQIQSIPYSKWIKSQRNLGGFTDYADFTTCRESRLRHGVLVKPDNTGGRYLIPSFKSKFELVIVEKQRWFMSNYKLPRVPVPDFEDPHWFQRSSHNRNRRECSVIGYHDNLLVVQINTNRYYLSPRFYLIDLETNEIVGHFLIFYHCRRWYECYISPCKKQILMRPDNLTRIVSLPDNYILENVCLKSAYTNMEVNVVPPTLRAHVICYNSIAGDNLVLVAFHKTLEIRRTDTWEIVRSVQNLDLPTGIQQMKSSPLGDFVALRCVSPVHSKEYSVNVIAVLDFHTFNVLMKVDVKGCYWPVSEVVNLQVFPHFSPSEATIAVMRNCTYSRKVMTYKLPICRFNLQYLCRRAILHLVSFRDVHKLPLPANIVNFLLAKPGYTHIGVSDRRHPC; encoded by the exons ATGGGAAATTCTAACAGCAGCAAATACAACCTCAGTCATAGTCGACATGAACACTGGAGGAAGATTTCTGATTATGAGAACTTTGGTCAAATTCAGTCCATCCCATACAGCAAGTGGATTAAATCCCAAAGGAACCTGGGAGGCTTCACAGACTATGCTGACTTTACTACTTGCAGAGAATCTCGACTTCGGCACGGAGTTCTCGTAAAACCTGATAATACTGGAGGACGCTATCTCATCCCCAGCTTCAAGTCTAAATTCGAACTAGTCATCGTGGAAAAACAAAGGTGGTTCATGTCCAATTATAAACTGCCACGTGTTCCTGTGCCAGATTTCGAAGACCCACATTGGTTTCAGAGGTCGAGTCATAATAGAAACAGACGGGAGTGTAGTGTCATTGGTTACCATGACAATTTACTGGTGGTGCAAATCAACACTAATCGGTACTACTTATCTCCCAGGTTTTACTTGATAGATTTAGAGACAAATGAAATAGTTGGACATTTTCTGATCTTTTACCACTGCAGGCGTTGGTACGAGTGTTACATATCCCCATGCAAAAAACAGATTCTCATGAGGCCAGACAATTTGACTCGCATTGTGTCTTTGCCTGATAACTACATTTTGGAGAATGTTTGTTTAAAGAGTGCTTACACTAATATGGAAGTAAATGTGGTCCCACCTACACTCAGAGCACATGTCATATGTTACAACAGCATAGCAGGGGACAACCTAGTCTTAGTGGCCTTTCACAAAACCTTGGAAATTCGGAGAACGGATACCTGGGAGATTGTCAGAAGTGTCCAGAACCTGGACCTTCCTACGGGGATCCAGCAGATGAAGTCTAGCCCCCTGGGGGATTTTGTGGCCCTGCGATGTGTGTCACCTGTCCACAGTAAAGAGTACAGTGTCAATGTTATAGCAGTCCTCGACTTTCACACCTTCAATGTTTTAATGAAG GTGGATGTAAAGGGCTGCTACTGGCCTGTATCTGAAGTGGTCAACCTCCAAGTGTTCCCCCATTTCAGCCCCAGTGAGGCCACCATTGCTGTCATGAGGAACTGTACTTATAGCCGGAAAGTGATGACGTACAAGCTGCCGATATGTCGCTTCAACCTTCAGTACCTGTGTCGCCGCGCCATCCTCCACCTGGTCAGCTTCAGGGATGTCCATAAACTGCCCCTCCCAGCCAATATTGTCAACTTTCTCCTTGCCAAACCTGGATATACTCACATTGGTGTCTCCGACAGAAGGCATCCCTGTTGA
- the LOC105330285 gene encoding G-protein coupled receptor GRL101-like — MFDGLISIEHLRVDSYTLCCAQPKTVGKIQCTAPVNEISSCNNLIDIPFLSTLIWYIALLAVFGNLFGPFYRGFLRNTQNLASFVIYSINLSIADFLMGVYMFTIAGANLKFSGRYGFEDEGWRHSHICTVVGVLATLSSEASALFVLLITIDRIIIIRDPLSSLKRSNLVSKIMTGTVWAISLFLSLLPLFGSDYFENYYSSSGICISLPLSVYRKPGWEYSMALFVGANFLIFIAICVGQLVIFATVVRMGVNVNSSHSAQRRREINLAKTLVAVAITDMLCWIPVGVIGLLTFTGIDVTTQVYAWVIVVVLPINSALNPMIYTFSEILRRRGKTDKQPIDVKINMSKARFFLDKRR, encoded by the exons ATGTTTGACGGGTTGATAAGCATTGAGCATCTTCGAGTCGATTCCTACACTTTATGTTGCGCGCAACCTAAAACAGTAGGCAAAATACAATGCACTGCACCGGTGAATGAGATATCCTCATGCAACAATTTGATCGACATTCCGTTTCTGAGCACTTTGATTTGGTACATTGCTCTTTTAGCTGTCTTTGGAAATCTTTTCGGTCCGTTTTATAGAGGCTTTTTACGGAACACACAGAATCTTGCATCCTTTGTAATTTATTCCATCAATTTAAGCATTGCAGACTTTCTGATGGGAGTATATATGTTCACTATAGCCGGAGCTAATTTAAAGTTTAGTGGTCGTTACGGTTTTGAAGATGAAGGGTGGAGACACAGTCACATTTGTACTGTTGTTGGTGTTCTGGCAACTCTTTCAAGTGAAGCCTCCGCTCTGTTTGTTCTCTTGATCACCATTGACAGAATAATCATTATACGAGATCCATTGTCAAGTCTTAAAAGAAGTAATTTAGTTTCAAAAATTATGACCGGTACAGTATGGGCTATATCATTATTTCTTTCTCTGTTACCACTATTTGGTAGTGATTATTTTGAGAATTACTATTCTAGTTCGGGTATTTGTATCTCTCTACCTCTGTCAGTGTACCGTAAGCCAGGATGGGAGTATTCCATGGCATTATTTGTTGGTGCCaactttcttattttcattgcCATATGTGTGGGGCAGTTGGTTATATTTGCCACTGTTGTGAGAATGGGAGTGAATGTTAACTCCAGCCACTCTGCACAAAGAAGGAGAGAAATTAACTTGGCCAAGACACTTGTTGCTGTCGCCATTACAGATATGTTGTGCTGGATACCTGTTGGTGTTATTG GCCTTTTGACCTTCACGGGTATTGACGTCACAACACAGGTGTACGCCTGGGTCATCGTGGTTGTACTCCCCATCAACTCCGCCTTGAACCCTATGATCTACACGTTTTCAGAAATACTGAGACGAAGAGGGAAAACAGATAAG CAACCTATAGACGTAAAGATAAACATGTCAAAGGCTCGTTTCTTTCTTGACAAACGACGTTAA
- the LOC105330283 gene encoding organic solute transporter subunit alpha isoform X2, with product MANCSESFPYTSILFPEIEDDAFFIVSAVIGGIFLVLNLLNFAEELWFLCRYNSNAPARNYTTYILILFPALSLCCVMGLLVPRSTLFMEFTTSTLRAVAIFVYTRILIGYFGGEDKLLAEMTDFSITFRTPPCCCCCFACIKPSTITSKTFKVINALCVQLVIIRPFTMLILFLLWVDNRYELTDKMSTSNPGTYFQFINIASLLLSMWAAIVLTRAVECKLPNRRIRAKFLSVQLTMVFSDAQRSILTILASSDVIDCVGTRGPMVQAYRYHYALLVLETFLLSLLARYAYRFQDPPYQGAS from the exons ATGGCCAACTGCAGCGAGAGTTTCCCATACACATCCATTCTATTCCCAG AGATAGAGGACGATGCATTCTTCATCGTTTCTGCTGTTATTGGGGGTATCTTTTTGGTTCTGAATCTGCTCAACTTTGCGGAAGAGTTATGGTTCCTGTGTAGGTACAACTCGAATGCTCCTGCCAGAAACTACACCACCTACATCCTCATCCTGTTTccg gCCTTATCTTTATGTTGTGTTATGGGCCTTCTAGTTCCTCGTTCAACATTGTTCATGGAATTTACTACTTCCAC ATTACGCGCCGTTGCTATCTTTGTCTACACGAGGATCCTAATTGGTTACTTTGGCGGAGAAGACAAGCTATTGGCTGAAATGACAGATTTCTCCATCACCTTTCGAACGCCGccttgctgttgttgttgttttgcttGTATAAAGCCATCTACCATAACTAG taaaaccTTCAAAGTAATTAATGCCCTCTGTGTTCAATTAGTGATCATCCGGCCCTTTACAATGCTGATCTTATTTCTCTTGTGGGTGGACAACAGATATGAACTAACTGACAAa ATGAGTACATCCAATCCTGGTACTTACTTTCAATTCATCAACATCGCCAGCCTACTCCTCTCCATGTGGGCGGCAATCGTGTTGACAAGGGCTGTAGAATGCAAACTCCCAAACAGAAGGATTCGCGCCAAATTTCTCTCAGTTCAACTGACGATGGTTTTCTCTGACGCCCAGAGGTCAATCCTGACGATCCTAGCCTCCAGTGACGTCATTGACTGCGTGGGTACACGTGGTCCTATGGTTCAAGCCTATC GTTACCACTATGCCCTTCTAGTGCTGGAAACCTTCTTGTTGTCTCTCTTAGCCAGATACGCCTACAGATTTCAGGATCCGCCATACCA AGGGGCAAGTTGA
- the LOC105330283 gene encoding organic solute transporter subunit alpha isoform X1 — translation MANCSESFPYTSILFPEIEDDAFFIVSAVIGGIFLVLNLLNFAEELWFLCRYNSNAPARNYTTYILILFPALSLCCVMGLLVPRSTLFMEFTTSTLRAVAIFVYTRILIGYFGGEDKLLAEMTDFSITFRTPPCCCCCFACIKPSTITSKTFKVINALCVQLVIIRPFTMLILFLLWVDNRYELTDKMSTSNPGTYFQFINIASLLLSMWAAIVLTRAVECKLPNRRIRAKFLSVQLTMVFSDAQRSILTILASSDVIDCVGTRGPMVQAYRYHYALLVLETFLLSLLARYAYRFQDPPYQYEKMEGQVDEKN, via the exons ATGGCCAACTGCAGCGAGAGTTTCCCATACACATCCATTCTATTCCCAG AGATAGAGGACGATGCATTCTTCATCGTTTCTGCTGTTATTGGGGGTATCTTTTTGGTTCTGAATCTGCTCAACTTTGCGGAAGAGTTATGGTTCCTGTGTAGGTACAACTCGAATGCTCCTGCCAGAAACTACACCACCTACATCCTCATCCTGTTTccg gCCTTATCTTTATGTTGTGTTATGGGCCTTCTAGTTCCTCGTTCAACATTGTTCATGGAATTTACTACTTCCAC ATTACGCGCCGTTGCTATCTTTGTCTACACGAGGATCCTAATTGGTTACTTTGGCGGAGAAGACAAGCTATTGGCTGAAATGACAGATTTCTCCATCACCTTTCGAACGCCGccttgctgttgttgttgttttgcttGTATAAAGCCATCTACCATAACTAG taaaaccTTCAAAGTAATTAATGCCCTCTGTGTTCAATTAGTGATCATCCGGCCCTTTACAATGCTGATCTTATTTCTCTTGTGGGTGGACAACAGATATGAACTAACTGACAAa ATGAGTACATCCAATCCTGGTACTTACTTTCAATTCATCAACATCGCCAGCCTACTCCTCTCCATGTGGGCGGCAATCGTGTTGACAAGGGCTGTAGAATGCAAACTCCCAAACAGAAGGATTCGCGCCAAATTTCTCTCAGTTCAACTGACGATGGTTTTCTCTGACGCCCAGAGGTCAATCCTGACGATCCTAGCCTCCAGTGACGTCATTGACTGCGTGGGTACACGTGGTCCTATGGTTCAAGCCTATC GTTACCACTATGCCCTTCTAGTGCTGGAAACCTTCTTGTTGTCTCTCTTAGCCAGATACGCCTACAGATTTCAGGATCCGCCATACCAGTATGAGAAGATGG AGGGGCAAGTTGATGAAAAGAACTGA